Genomic window (Cololabis saira isolate AMF1-May2022 chromosome 10, fColSai1.1, whole genome shotgun sequence):
AGCTGCGGTTTAGGAACTCATTTGCAGAATGGAAAAgaccctggagaagttggaagctcggcttggtgggaattgaccacaaattcgtctgttttgAGTCATCATggagatgaaccagagacttaaggtgGACGGAAAATGACTGCGGTCTTCCTGACCCAAATACAATTGTTGTACAATTGATTCTACAATCTGTATGATTGTAGAATCGTATGAATGTGGATTTAGCTAATGCTATCTGATGGTAAAGCAGTGCTAGAAGCTATTTGTGAGCTGAAACGTGCACATCTGTGTGTGAATTACTGAGTAGAGCAgtaatttatttcttttaatgtggctgaaatgtattttaattcatGATTTGTGCACACTGAGCAGTGTTAATTTAAGCTTTAAACAGATGAATGAACATTTCATATCCATATCATTTTACATGTTGGCCGTTAAAAAGGATTGTTTAAGAGTATATGATACGTTGTCAGTGTGAATTCATTGATTCAGATTTGAAATGAGAATAAAATGTTCTACAGttgaataagataaataaattcaGAAAGATTAAGAGATTGATAACCAGTTTGAAACTACTGCTCTATGCAGGTTGTTTTTCTTGTATGGTGTGTAAAGGATTGGGATGGCGAGCCAAACTCAGGACCGTGGAGTGTGAAGCAGGACGCCAACGTCTGCTACACTAGAGAGAGAGAATCACTCAGACCATTCAGATAAGAAACTGAACAAAAGTACACGACCAGGGGAGATAAACAGTAAATGAACACACACGACTAGTACACACATCGGAAGGAGACATTTGACTATATTGGACACTTGACTTCTTTTGGACTCTACTGGActtacttttacattttattttgggCCCAATTATTCATTCTATTCGTTTCATTTGCACTTTTAgagtattttgttttattttttccacgtATTAATatgattattatcattttaactGAAACAAGTCTTCTAAACATCAGTGTAGACACCAGTGTGATCCTGGTCTGGGGAAGTTCTAGAAACCTGGGAACACAGGAGTGACGACCCGAGCTGACTTTACATCCCCAGAGGTCCAGATGAGCTTCTGTCTCCATCATGATTCATTTTTATTGCTGCTTCTGTTCACCTGCACATCGAAACTCAAAGTTTACTTGACCCTTGCTCTCAGGCTTCACGGCCCattaaaagtcaaacatttactaCATCTAGTGTCACAACGTGCACTCATTTGTTAACATGCTGACGGTAAAGTGAGCCATCTTGGGAGGTTTCCTGAGCCACGTTCCCAGACCTCCACCCTGCAGAGTGAAGCTGAACCGCTGCACCGCCCTCTGGTACCGTCCAGCAGCATCTTCCAAGCAGAACATGTTGCTGCAGCGGCTCCTGCACCCAGGACGGCTCCATTTCACTGAGATTCAACTGTTCACTGTTTTAATTCACTTATTCCATCTTTATTTAACAGGAAAAGAGGATTGTGGAGATTTAAATCCTCTTTTCTGAGTGAAGTCTGGCCAGAACTAGAGCAGTAAAACCagtaaagacacatttaaatccagaaatatgATCTGTTGTGAACATGAACTCTGTACTTTGGGATGTTTCAGGAGGAAAACTGCCTAAGTTTTACTTGAATATAAGATTCATGTTTTCTCCCTCAGATCTGAGTCAAATCCTGGAATGAAGACTGAAGAAAACACTTTGTTAGAACATCAAAAGTTTTATTTCTTACTAAAGATCCAGATtgttaaacatgaaacatcctCAACAGATTTAGACATCAACAACATCTGATCTGCAggtctagtctggtcctgcagctgcagctatgactaccgGCCCCAACACACTAGTTTACaccaactagaggctttactgaactGTTTGCTGTGTTGCTGCTGGTCAGCAACATTTCTGAAATAATTTACTTTGTGCTCGAGTCTACAAAATATTTGTATCTTtcgaaaacaagaacatttggtttgCTAATGAATGAGGAAACGAGTCTGAATGCAGACATGATATCAGAGATGAAGAAAGTCTGGTGGGTCGTCTGTTGGAGTCCATGaagtggaagaaaagagaaatacaacataGAAACACATCAAAACTAATAGTTAACAACAATTACAACAAAGGCTTATTTCTTTGCTTAAATAGAAaatgttaatattattaatatttcccAGGTGAAACTGCAAACTACAAAACAATAACTTCCACCTAcaaaagaggaaataacaacaaaacatcaacttATAGAACAAAAACGTCCCTCCACCATCAAAGTTTGAGATGTTCATctctgagaagaaaagaaaatcaagaaaaactgagataaaaacatGAAGAGGAAATAAGTCTATTTgagtttacagaactcagcTGAGTGTCCAGAAGTGTCACCAACCCAAACTCCAGCGTAGAGCGGCTGAGAGAAggtggtctggactctgtggaggagggtcatggtttcagagacgctgtagaaggacagaacacctgctctgtgatccaggTAAACTCCTATTCTGGAGCTCTGAGGACCTGAGATGGAGGTTTTGATGTTGTTGTGACCAAATTCATAACTGTTTGAGTAGCAATATAGTGACCAAGATTTGTAATTTCCTCCAAATCCACTTTCCTTCCACCcccctgatctgctgatattcttgtatgaaactgctacaAAAACTCTATCTGCTTtcttctccacctcccagtaatgacgtccagtcagactctctctactcAGGACCTGACGATATGAagtgaatctgtctggatgacTAGAATAAGACTGATGTTTCTTCATAAAagtcacctttctgttctcctctgacagtaacagctgtgtgtgtgctgtgtttggatccagagtgatttcacatgaatatttcaagaatccagctctgctctttggttctgattctgacagtaaaacatcagtgatggtcagtgagacgtttgtccacatgtctctcaggatgtcctgtagtcgacctctgacctctgacacagctgctgtcacatcctcaaagtacctgagaggacggatgctgatgctggaggaggGTGTGGACTCACTGAGTGGTGACAGTGAGAGGTAGTTGTGGAGAAACTGGTTGTGGTCCTCGGTGTCtgagagctgcttcatctcaatgtctctcctcttcaggtcagtgatctcctgctgcagcttctcctcaagctctctgactctcctcacttcagttttctgctgggatctgatctgctgcttcacatcagagcttctcttctggatgagagagatcagctcagtgaagatctcctcactgtcctccactgttttatcagcagactgattgatggcctccacctcctgctgaagcagcttcacatctttctctctgtcctggatctcctgctggatttgttgtcgactcacctccatctctctctgcctctcattcctttctgctgcagctgagacTGTGTCGTGGCCTTTATGTTCATCCACGGGGCAGAGATAACAGATGCACTTCTGATCAGTACGacagaacatcttcatcacctcaccgtgacgggggcagatgttgtcctgcaggttcttggaGGGATCCGCCAGCTTGTGTTTCTTTAATGGAGCCACATCATGATGAGGTTGAAGGTGATTCTCGCAGTAAGAGGCCAGACAGACTAAACAGGACTTGATGGCTTTCAGTTTTCTTCCAGAGCAGAAATCACAGGCCACATCTtcaggtccagcatagcagtgatcagcaggagcagcttggaGTCCAGTCTTCTTCATCTGTTCTAATAAAGCAGCAAACATGGTGTTTTTCACCAGCACAGGCCTCTGTGTAAATGTCTCTCTACACTGAGGACAGCTGGGgagtttcttctctccttcatcccagtaggttttaatacagttcatacagtaactgtgtccacagggaatagtcaccggatcctttaaaacctccaaacagatcgaacaagaaaaggtttcctggtccagctgaGCTCCTTTCTGCGCCATTTCACCTCTGGATAACTGAGACTGAGACAGTTTTACTTCCTCAAACATGAAACTAGTCTGAGCTCTGATCTACAAATCACGTGTCTGTGCAGAGTAGGAGGCTGTCAGCTCTCAGTGTTCAGCTCATGTTGTTCAGACCCGCCttcaagctgcagatctgcaggggagggaacaaggaAACACGTGGTCAGACTGAATCTGCTGGtttgagagcaggaagaagagggaggttcATCAgcatcagattccaggaagagaagaagagaaaactTTAGAAACTACTGTCAGAGTAATGTTCCAGGTTTCCAGACTGTTTCTAGTAGCAGTTTCTCAACAACGATAACATGGATATCTTAAAGTGTCtaatgtgactcagatctgttctttttaataatatttcaataaaacagttgttatgaatgaatgaatgaatggtttatttcggacagaacacattgaaacatttacatgttcatttcacaaacaaaacaaaaggtaaatagaaatgtccgaaaaaggagtaggctgaagccaagggcttattatagcctatcctgtgcagtgtatatcattcacacaatatggcatccggtggatgataatacacaaataagaaaagaaatatataaaaagaaaacaaagagaaactgtcattgcattatattatataaaaatagtaaaaccaataatgcaaaaaggggtatatagtggtgctattttcatgttaatctataataggctataccaacataattaacagatttctttataactgtttatcgttttatatttaaacatttttttgaaaatataaattgAGGTACACATTCTTAAATCCTTATCCTTATTTACTTTTGGTTCTTCCCCATGCCTTCTTAAACATACCTGTGTGCATTAGTTCATATTTACTCTGGTGGATTTGGAACAGCTCTGAGAACATCAGAGATTATGATGTGCTTTATATATAATCATTAAGGTTTGAAGGTTAACTAGATCCcagaattttaatgtatttaaattaataaataaagcatTGGTTGGTGCCAGGTACTCTGCTCCCATAATTATACGTACTATTCTTTTTTGTAGTAAAAATATGGGCATGAGATTGGTTTTATAGGTGTTtccccacacttccacacaatatGTCATGTATGGGACTATAAGGGAACAATATAGcaggtaatgtgattttttatttaaaagttctTTGGATCTATAAACTATTGCGATTGTTttggacattttctttttgacatGATTAATGTGGGATTTCCAGTTTAATTTATGGTCGATTAATACTCCAAGAAACTTATATTCAAAGACTCTTTGAATCTTCACACCATCAATCCTTAATGAGACTCCAGTTTTGATTTGTTGATTTCCAAATATCATAAATTTGGTTTTACTTAAATTTAAAGATAATTCGTTTACATCAAACCAGCTCTTCAGTGTGTTTAGTTCCCCTTCCATTGTTCTCAGAAGCTGCTCCACATTCTTTCCATGGCCAGTTAGTGAGGTTGTTAGTGAGGTGACTCTGCAAAGTTATCAATGTGTTAAATCTTTCTTGACTGAGACACAGAAGTTGAAGTTTCCTCTGATGTACTAATCAGTGTGTTGGAATAAAAAAGGGCTCCGTTCTTTATACAGGTCACATTTACAAGAAGTAGGAAGTATTCAGGTCTTGATACATGTGGACTACACAAATGTCCAGAGTCTGTGTAGCAGCAACGGACTCAGGCATAAGTGCTGGAGTGAAGGTGAGAGGACGGCTGGGGGACGTGTCCAGGATGAAGCTCTACTAAGGTAGAAGTAGAATCTGATTGTTTTGACTCGTtgttttgattctttttttttagttcatgTATTGTGGGAgagtaaaatgtttatttttgtattcCAGAATCTGGACTATAGGTGGTCAGCCATAtttttttatggttttaacaCTGTTTTTTACTATTTATCCTTTTAATAAGAGCCAACCCCCTAAAGGTGCAGCAGGAGGGATGGTTGACTTTTAATGATTGGAGCTGTAAGGTCCAGGTGAGCTTTTATTACATGGTGTGTTGTTTTTAATCACACCTGTGACCAGCTTTTGTTCTTGTTTCATGCAGGTACATCTCTCCTGCTGAGAACCTGTTCTTCAAATTAATAAACCAGTTTTCCTCTCCGAGCAGATGCCTTGTAGTTTTTTCAGTTGGGATCTGAATCCTGAAAGAGTAAACCTGTTCTTACATGAATAAATCCACCTTGTTgataattattacataaacaacggcaggtaaaaactcccctttaagagggaacaaacctggatcaggacctggatcacgttgtgccacaaagggagtgctggttcagttattagagcGTTATCAATAATTGTCTaacgatagttattaataattaatacagaagatgacttatcaaaatgaatgaatcaaaacGGGGAACCACCTGACTTTATCAGGAAATCATAACTAAACAGCTAAATCAGTCTGAAAGTATCTGTTATTCCTTACCAGCTGTTTCCAGGGGTGGCGTTACAGaacaacagtgaaggaaggagtccgagcaaaGACCTTTGCacccagcagctgtgacaaatatgtataaaataaatcagCTGTTGTTTCTTTCATCGTTATAACTTCCTGCTTTACCagccagcatcagcagcatcggTTTCCACTGAATTTCCACCGTGGACTGTTTCCTGCCTGGAGGAAACCCCTGACGAACGGCTGCAGGAGGAGGTGAAGCGCTGCTGGACACGATCTATTTACTCTGGTATTTAACAAGAATTAAgccaaaaaaggagaaaataatgTGGTTAAGCCTAAGTTCCCCCATGAGTCTCCAGCTTGAGGATCcaccttcagcagcaggaactctcacTAGATGTTTCCTGTCTGACGTCATCAGTCTCATGGTTGTGGAGGGACTCTGCCCCCCCACAGTTGTTCAGACATGTTTGGACCCGTTCAGCTGAGCCTTGGCTGTCAGACCTCCACCCCCCACCTGTCGGAGGTGTTTCTGTACAGTGGGCCATGAGATAACtatcagtaaaagaaaaaaaagaagacaaggtACAAAACTTATTGGAATAGACAAACAGGTCCAAATACTGTCTCAATCAACCCTAAAGCACACGTTCTGGAGAAAAAGCTGACATTGGGTCTTTAAGAAATGTCTACGATGTGTTTTAGGTGAAAGTTGTCCCTGTTATGAAGTTAACATCACAGCTTTGAACGACCCACATAAGAGGGACAGCATGCAAAATGATATTGAGTTGCATGGAGCAAAGATCGCAGGGATAATTCTACTGTTGTCTGTGTCTGTCACGTCACAAAGCCCTTACAATCTGCATCTTACAATCTGCATCTTACAATCTGCATCTTACAATCTGCATCTTACAATCTGCATCTTACAATCTGCATTTTACAATCTGCATTTTACAATCTGCATTTTACAATCTGCATTTTACAATCTGCATTTTACAATCTGCATCTTACAATCTGCATCTTACAATCTGCATTTTACAATCTCTCTGGATGACATTTGGTCAAATTTGGGTGGCACCAAACACAGCGACACGGTTTtgctatttaaaatattttgaaCTCAGAGTCTCTTCAGATACACATGCTTGTGTTTGCAAGATATGTTCCCTTCAAGAAAATAACAACGCTGaacctttttattttaaatgaagatGATGTGTCTCCATCTGGTGGTCACATTACACACAACACTTAATGAAAAGGTTTACTTTTTTACATTTAGGTAGCAGCATGTGTATGAATAACTTTGTAAAGttaaccaaaaataaataaattataaagaaCTAATAAACTTAAAGTATGGTCACTGATCAGTCAATTTTTTTGTGTTACTTTTCTATCATCATATGCATTCAATATTGCCGTAATTCAAGATGTTATATTGTTTTATCAACATCCTAATGATGCCACAGTCAGCAACAGgctgtttgtgtttctttaaacTACATTTCATGTCTCCTGGAAGCTCTTCCAGACACACAGCTGAACCGTGACGCTCCACCTTCAGTTTTGGGAAAAGTCTACAACCTTCAGACCTTATTAGCATGCAAACTAGCTGCAGGAATATGgactcaaattaatgccataagtattttgtatctgtaaataaactttgtacttgtagaaatattttgtgcgtgtgcaaaaatatttgtacttgcaaaaaatatttgtacttgtaaaaatattttgtgcgtgtgaaaaaaatatttgcgcttgcaaaaaatatttgtacttgtagatacaaagctacaaacttttttacaaaagctacaaactttttacaaaactacaaacttttttacaaaagctacaaacgtttattcaaaagctacaaactttttttacaactacgagttttggcagtgttttgacgtgccaaaactaagagccaatcagcgatctttggaacgggtttcaaagcgtttctgaagagccaatcagcacattgcatcgcctactgacgtcgccgccatattggatgtggcaagactgggctgcaaactaatacaagtaaatggacttattttcataaagcgcctttctacaagaaaTTTACGTCGCTGAATCTCGGTCGCATGGGACACGGTTTAATAGTGTAAGGAGCCGGTTCTTCTCCCCGGATCGATACTTTGTCCcttcccctgctacacgtcattcaagcagccaatcagcacagagcctcattatcatagcctcccctcccctcggGATCACTCAGagaaaggaggttagaagcggtaaaactagagatatggcccacaggctgaatttctaatttatgtagaaaaaacaagcttttgattgtttttttagacattcaaggcctgtttgaaatatacattaaatgtcataataggtcacctttaatgtGTGCATTATTATGAGTAagactatattattattattattagactaTTATtgaatataattattatattaatattactgttattattgctACGACAACTGTAATTGTGATTATAATTGTTAGAATATTACTGTTATTACTTCtgtcattattatattattaattgaTTATTAATCAAACATAATCATTGttacttattttccttttcttttctgaaagaatgtgtatttttttatagaTCGCCATTATTACTGCATTGCTATGTCTAAAGAGGATTGTGATATAGGTGaagatttattattataatttacaTGACTTATTTAATTGATTTGATTGTCCCCGTGTCAATCAGTTAtattagaaattaatttaaagctATTTGTCACTTTATATAAACTCTGctggcgtggtacaaaaaaaatatacccacctcagagttgtcatgaataagaaataaaatgattgaggccaaaattgatttatttattttgaaccaggctgtaaatatgtttaaaaactTGGACATTGTCAGTGGACATTGACTCGCGTTTGCACCCCGCCCTCTATCGGCCAGCTGAAGAACTGCAACCCTTGAGCGGTCTCCGTTCGTTTAATCACGTGATCTAACGCGAGCCGCGGTCGGTCACgtggtgtattatacatttttcCCCACACACATAATTGCGCTGTGGTGTGTTGGATTAAAAATTAACGTGAACAACCTGacatttttagttatttttcataacataaaaaattgcttcggttttaaaaactaaaaaaagaaatctattAAGAATGCAAACAAACGGTGACGTCATACTGTAATGCGTCAAGATCAAAGGCAGTCACGTGATCACACATTATAAATAAACCCAAGAATTGGAATCTTCTGTCATAAAACCTGAAATCTGTTGTGAGATTCTCTGGAGAcagtttgcattttttttttgctgtaaaAAACCTTTAAATCTTCGACATGGAGCCAAAcaacatcagttctacatcaaaTTCACTGTTTGATATTCAACCGAGGAAAGTTCTCCGTGGTGGCTCCTGCCTTTACAACATTGATAAGTTGGTTGGTGAAGGTACATTTGGAAAAGTGGCCAGCTGTATTAACCTGAAAACACAAGAACATGTGGCTGTCAAAGTGATGAAAAGAGGAGCCGGTGCATTTGGCTTGAGAGAAGCCAAGATGCTGGAAAAACTCAGACAACTTGAGCCTGACAAGAGCAATTTGCTAAAATTCACAGAACATTTCAGGTATGGAAACTATTTTTGTTTGGTCTTGGAAAAGTTGGACATGAATTTGGTTGATTTCATGGAAAGAAGGAATTACACTCCACTTAGCATTCGTGAAATCAGGCCAATTGCCCAGCAGATGCTAATCGCATTGAAGGCTCTGAATAGCATACAAATGGTTCATGCTGATATTAAACCAGACAACATCATGCTTGTTAACCATTGTTCACAGCCTTTCAAGGTGAAGCTGATTGACTTTGGTTTTGCAAACATGGGATCACATCAAATGTGGAACTGTCAAAACCTGTCTTACAGAGCCCCAGAAGTCCTACTAGAACATCCCACCTTGGATGAAGGCATCGATATGTGGGCCCTTGGTGGCGTTTTGGCCTATTTGTACCTCGGACAACACTTGTATCCGATGGAAAGTCGATATGAGGCCATGAGGGTGATGGTGCAACTGAACGGTCAACCTGACGATGATTTCCTGGACAAGGCAGCCAACACCCGTCACTACTTTCATCTGGTCGAGATAGATTCTCGTCGTACGTGGGGGCTGAATTCCCCAGATCAATACTCGTGGATGACAAGAGAGAATGTTGAAAACTATCATGGTGATTTTACAAATGTGTTTTCTCTGGATCAACTGATGGCAATGCAGCCACAAAGAATGATCCCTGTTTGTCGTGAAGACACCAAAGCATTCATCAGTCTCCTGAAGGAAATGTTCGCAATGAATCCACAAAAACGGATCACCCCAATTAAAGCTCTCGACCATAAGTTCATCACGTTGAAACACCTTCCTCATGCTCATAACTTTGAACATGATGATGATAAAAGTTATATGATCTCAGCAAATACTTTAATGACAGTGTGTCACTTTGATGAAACAAAGGGGACTTCTGTTGAATGTGACGAGGAAAAGGCTGGAACCTCTGGAAGCGATGGTGGCAGCTGTCacaaaccagcagcagcagaatccAGCTTTAACAGgacaggaccccaggaagactagaggcacatttgtgtgcttctaatggggatccttaaataaactaaacttaaCAAGAAAACCACCAATAAACGTAAAGTTGCATGCAGACAAAAGTGAATATCAAATTGCACAAGACCCACAAAACAAACAAGGTCCCTGCATTCAGGCCACATGAGGAATACCATGACAAGtgaataaaataatcaaaagtGCACAAAGTAATTATGGCC
Coding sequences:
- the LOC133451855 gene encoding tripartite motif-containing protein 16-like, whose translation is MFEEVKLSQSQLSRGEMAQKGAQLDQETFSCSICLEVLKDPVTIPCGHSYCMNCIKTYWDEGEKKLPSCPQCRETFTQRPVLVKNTMFAALLEQMKKTGLQAAPADHCYAGPEDVACDFCSGRKLKAIKSCLVCLASYCENHLQPHHDVAPLKKHKLADPSKNLQDNICPRHGEVMKMFCRTDQKCICYLCPVDEHKGHDTVSAAAERNERQREMEVSRQQIQQEIQDREKDVKLLQQEVEAINQSADKTVEDSEEIFTELISLIQKRSSDVKQQIRSQQKTEVRRVRELEEKLQQEITDLKRRDIEMKQLSDTEDHNQFLHNYLSLSPLSESTPSSSISIRPLRYFEDVTAAVSEVRGRLQDILRDMWTNVSLTITDVLLSESEPKSRAGFLKYSCEITLDPNTAHTQLLLSEENRKVTFMKKHQSYSSHPDRFTSYRQVLSRESLTGRHYWEVEKKADRVFVAVSYKNISRSGGWKESGFGGNYKSWSLYCYSNSYEFGHNNIKTSISGPQSSRIGVYLDHRAGVLSFYSVSETMTLLHRVQTTFSQPLYAGVWVGDTSGHSAEFCKLK